Proteins found in one Bombus terrestris chromosome 1, iyBomTerr1.2, whole genome shotgun sequence genomic segment:
- the LOC100644953 gene encoding uncharacterized protein LOC100644953 isoform X1, protein MWIQSRICHVLFTRLPQLAVLAKILCLLMVVMCGAVPAMVRSVSLYSTCSSGNVTVTGRTIKALGRDDHNAPYQKLTTQSEDFSRKLYIFAEKSQRYICFNKRWKPIGLPKKQKGPMCQFYEDYNGSYLTYRSVVDSSRYLGFNKFGKPMKNHRGRQECFNFIKYNPHADIDHHNSLVNADMGGMDPRDPYVVSRKPSPVMRATKNSLLQADSTREIVHTTHRYRHPNRSWKRPGEKVSAPRRRLESPLFEANKY, encoded by the exons GTTACCACAGCTTGCCGTTTTAGCGAAGATTTTGTGCCTCCTGATG GTGGTGATGTGCGGGGCGGTGCCGGCGATGGTGCGCTCCGTGAGTCTCTATTCGACTTGCAGCAGCGGCAATGTTACCGTAACTGGCCGCACGATCAAGGCCCTGGGACGCGATGATCATAATGCCCCTTACC AAAAACTTACGACTCAGTCCGAGGACTTCAGTAGGAAGTTGTACATCTTCGCGGAGAAAAGCCAGCGATACATTTGCTTCAACAAGCGATGGAAACCCATCGGCCTG CCTAAGAAGCAAAAGGGTCCCATGTGTCAGTTCTACGAGGACTACAACGGCTCGTATCTGACATACAGAAGCGTCGTAGATAGCTCGCGGTATCTGGGCTTTAATAAGTTTGGCAAACCGATGAAGAACCATCGTGGTCGACAGGAGTGCTTCAATTTCATCAAGTACAATCCTCACGccgacatcgatcaccacaacAGCTTGGTGAACGCGGACATGGGCGGAATGGACCCACGGGATCCTTACGTGGTATCGAGGAAACCGTCGCCCGTGATGAGGGCTACGAAGAACTCCCTGTTGCAGGCCGACAGTACGAGGGAGATCGTTCATACGACGCATCGTTATCGACACCCGAATCGAAGTTGGAAGCGTCCCGGCGAGAAGGTCTCCGCACCGCGAAGACGGCTCGAGAGTCCTCTCTTCGAGGCCAACAAGTATTGA
- the LOC100644953 gene encoding uncharacterized protein LOC100644953 isoform X2 has protein sequence MRLTLSTLPQLAVLAKILCLLMVVMCGAVPAMVRSVSLYSTCSSGNVTVTGRTIKALGRDDHNAPYQKLTTQSEDFSRKLYIFAEKSQRYICFNKRWKPIGLPKKQKGPMCQFYEDYNGSYLTYRSVVDSSRYLGFNKFGKPMKNHRGRQECFNFIKYNPHADIDHHNSLVNADMGGMDPRDPYVVSRKPSPVMRATKNSLLQADSTREIVHTTHRYRHPNRSWKRPGEKVSAPRRRLESPLFEANKY, from the exons GTTACCACAGCTTGCCGTTTTAGCGAAGATTTTGTGCCTCCTGATG GTGGTGATGTGCGGGGCGGTGCCGGCGATGGTGCGCTCCGTGAGTCTCTATTCGACTTGCAGCAGCGGCAATGTTACCGTAACTGGCCGCACGATCAAGGCCCTGGGACGCGATGATCATAATGCCCCTTACC AAAAACTTACGACTCAGTCCGAGGACTTCAGTAGGAAGTTGTACATCTTCGCGGAGAAAAGCCAGCGATACATTTGCTTCAACAAGCGATGGAAACCCATCGGCCTG CCTAAGAAGCAAAAGGGTCCCATGTGTCAGTTCTACGAGGACTACAACGGCTCGTATCTGACATACAGAAGCGTCGTAGATAGCTCGCGGTATCTGGGCTTTAATAAGTTTGGCAAACCGATGAAGAACCATCGTGGTCGACAGGAGTGCTTCAATTTCATCAAGTACAATCCTCACGccgacatcgatcaccacaacAGCTTGGTGAACGCGGACATGGGCGGAATGGACCCACGGGATCCTTACGTGGTATCGAGGAAACCGTCGCCCGTGATGAGGGCTACGAAGAACTCCCTGTTGCAGGCCGACAGTACGAGGGAGATCGTTCATACGACGCATCGTTATCGACACCCGAATCGAAGTTGGAAGCGTCCCGGCGAGAAGGTCTCCGCACCGCGAAGACGGCTCGAGAGTCCTCTCTTCGAGGCCAACAAGTATTGA
- the LOC100644953 gene encoding uncharacterized protein LOC100644953 isoform X4 — protein sequence MLPQLAVLAKILCLLMVVMCGAVPAMVRSVSLYSTCSSGNVTVTGRTIKALGRDDHNAPYQKLTTQSEDFSRKLYIFAEKSQRYICFNKRWKPIGLPKKQKGPMCQFYEDYNGSYLTYRSVVDSSRYLGFNKFGKPMKNHRGRQECFNFIKYNPHADIDHHNSLVNADMGGMDPRDPYVVSRKPSPVMRATKNSLLQADSTREIVHTTHRYRHPNRSWKRPGEKVSAPRRRLESPLFEANKY from the exons GTTACCACAGCTTGCCGTTTTAGCGAAGATTTTGTGCCTCCTGATG GTGGTGATGTGCGGGGCGGTGCCGGCGATGGTGCGCTCCGTGAGTCTCTATTCGACTTGCAGCAGCGGCAATGTTACCGTAACTGGCCGCACGATCAAGGCCCTGGGACGCGATGATCATAATGCCCCTTACC AAAAACTTACGACTCAGTCCGAGGACTTCAGTAGGAAGTTGTACATCTTCGCGGAGAAAAGCCAGCGATACATTTGCTTCAACAAGCGATGGAAACCCATCGGCCTG CCTAAGAAGCAAAAGGGTCCCATGTGTCAGTTCTACGAGGACTACAACGGCTCGTATCTGACATACAGAAGCGTCGTAGATAGCTCGCGGTATCTGGGCTTTAATAAGTTTGGCAAACCGATGAAGAACCATCGTGGTCGACAGGAGTGCTTCAATTTCATCAAGTACAATCCTCACGccgacatcgatcaccacaacAGCTTGGTGAACGCGGACATGGGCGGAATGGACCCACGGGATCCTTACGTGGTATCGAGGAAACCGTCGCCCGTGATGAGGGCTACGAAGAACTCCCTGTTGCAGGCCGACAGTACGAGGGAGATCGTTCATACGACGCATCGTTATCGACACCCGAATCGAAGTTGGAAGCGTCCCGGCGAGAAGGTCTCCGCACCGCGAAGACGGCTCGAGAGTCCTCTCTTCGAGGCCAACAAGTATTGA
- the LOC100644953 gene encoding uncharacterized protein LOC100644953 isoform X3 translates to MFVIRLPQLAVLAKILCLLMVVMCGAVPAMVRSVSLYSTCSSGNVTVTGRTIKALGRDDHNAPYQKLTTQSEDFSRKLYIFAEKSQRYICFNKRWKPIGLPKKQKGPMCQFYEDYNGSYLTYRSVVDSSRYLGFNKFGKPMKNHRGRQECFNFIKYNPHADIDHHNSLVNADMGGMDPRDPYVVSRKPSPVMRATKNSLLQADSTREIVHTTHRYRHPNRSWKRPGEKVSAPRRRLESPLFEANKY, encoded by the exons GTTACCACAGCTTGCCGTTTTAGCGAAGATTTTGTGCCTCCTGATG GTGGTGATGTGCGGGGCGGTGCCGGCGATGGTGCGCTCCGTGAGTCTCTATTCGACTTGCAGCAGCGGCAATGTTACCGTAACTGGCCGCACGATCAAGGCCCTGGGACGCGATGATCATAATGCCCCTTACC AAAAACTTACGACTCAGTCCGAGGACTTCAGTAGGAAGTTGTACATCTTCGCGGAGAAAAGCCAGCGATACATTTGCTTCAACAAGCGATGGAAACCCATCGGCCTG CCTAAGAAGCAAAAGGGTCCCATGTGTCAGTTCTACGAGGACTACAACGGCTCGTATCTGACATACAGAAGCGTCGTAGATAGCTCGCGGTATCTGGGCTTTAATAAGTTTGGCAAACCGATGAAGAACCATCGTGGTCGACAGGAGTGCTTCAATTTCATCAAGTACAATCCTCACGccgacatcgatcaccacaacAGCTTGGTGAACGCGGACATGGGCGGAATGGACCCACGGGATCCTTACGTGGTATCGAGGAAACCGTCGCCCGTGATGAGGGCTACGAAGAACTCCCTGTTGCAGGCCGACAGTACGAGGGAGATCGTTCATACGACGCATCGTTATCGACACCCGAATCGAAGTTGGAAGCGTCCCGGCGAGAAGGTCTCCGCACCGCGAAGACGGCTCGAGAGTCCTCTCTTCGAGGCCAACAAGTATTGA